The following coding sequences are from one Arcobacter nitrofigilis DSM 7299 window:
- a CDS encoding methylaspartate mutase, whose translation MSLLQEEREIILSNEYVEHFDFAEVEEFIKNASKDLFISHNFRTKNKMLVQPRGGFPTYNKMYALYEFFVNANVDVLPCTIDSNTRLNDYATSKKMLRLSEESEVDMLNGYPLVNHGYRTTRKMITHFNKPVSLRHGTPDARLLIETAIASGIFEIEGGPITYLLPYSKNFPLDKAFLYWKYVERVCAKYSTLNEPINRESFGPLTATLVPPCITIVIQLLEMLLSLEEGVKSFSVSFSQSGSVNQDIVTGAVIRKLAKHYANEIGCGDAEIHLVYHQWMGAFPMDQNFSSQLISLSTAIAAMVGADKIITKTKQEASGIPTKEANAETVANTQYLLRILNGLPNVVDVEEEENLTLEVKAIMEAIFNDSADTLWRKAFNSIKNGIIDVPFSPHIINHNEMITIRDVNKNIRIMKRGNVPIPDKCFEYEKSKCDLKKDTTSIVNDIIHDIGIMQ comes from the coding sequence AACAAAATGCTAGTACAACCACGTGGTGGTTTTCCTACATATAACAAAATGTATGCACTTTATGAATTCTTTGTAAATGCAAATGTAGATGTATTGCCTTGTACTATTGATTCTAATACTAGATTAAATGACTATGCAACATCTAAAAAAATGTTAAGACTTTCAGAAGAGAGTGAAGTTGATATGTTAAATGGTTATCCCTTAGTTAACCATGGATATAGAACTACTAGAAAGATGATTACTCATTTTAACAAGCCTGTATCACTTAGACATGGAACCCCAGATGCTAGACTACTAATTGAAACAGCTATTGCTTCAGGTATTTTTGAGATAGAGGGTGGACCAATCACTTATCTTTTACCCTACTCTAAAAACTTTCCATTAGATAAAGCCTTTTTATATTGGAAATATGTTGAAAGAGTTTGTGCTAAATATTCAACACTGAATGAACCAATAAATAGAGAATCATTTGGACCCCTAACTGCAACCTTAGTTCCTCCATGTATTACTATTGTAATTCAACTACTTGAGATGCTTTTATCTCTTGAAGAGGGAGTTAAATCATTTTCTGTATCTTTTTCTCAAAGTGGAAGTGTAAACCAAGATATTGTAACTGGTGCAGTTATAAGAAAACTTGCAAAACATTATGCCAATGAGATTGGCTGTGGAGATGCTGAGATTCATTTAGTATATCACCAATGGATGGGTGCTTTTCCTATGGATCAAAACTTCTCATCTCAACTTATCTCTTTGTCAACTGCAATTGCAGCTATGGTTGGTGCGGATAAGATTATTACAAAAACAAAACAAGAGGCTTCTGGAATTCCTACAAAAGAAGCGAATGCAGAAACAGTTGCAAATACCCAATATCTTCTTAGAATTTTAAATGGTCTTCCAAATGTAGTAGATGTAGAAGAAGAAGAAAATCTAACTCTAGAAGTTAAAGCTATCATGGAAGCTATATTCAATGACAGTGCTGATACTTTATGGAGAAAAGCCTTTAATAGTATTAAAAATGGAATAATAGATGTACCTTTTTCTCCACACATTATAAACCACAATGAAATGATTACTATACGAGATGTAAACAAAAATATTAGAATAATGAAAAGAGGAAATGTTCCAATTCCAGACAAGTGTTTTGAATATGAAAAATCAAAATGTGATTTAAAAAAAGATACTACATCAATAGTAAATGATATTATCCATGATATAGGAATTATGCAATGA
- a CDS encoding glutamate mutase L gives MSQLNNKLLIDVGSTYFKVSSSKGVEQHFRDFNKDIYDDLTYKCGDTIKTYEKENVYICSSANGGLSTLIIGVTNSFSLKYATNIAFNSGINIIDTVLYQDIETSSIPSDLIDVVIVVGGIDSVSNIFGKELFSYLEKITYSNIVYVGSSKDSETLQKNIENLVILPNVIDDKLHIVEEHLKEYLTNLYQADIMGKEDIKNLYEITSNQIYSTPYIVNKTLPFITTKFSVVDPYILIDIGGATTDIHYSKDLVDDNLVTTNEYDRLVFKKLGVFKSKESLIFSAKNNEFVYELLSHLKVTENIFEEQSEKALRILMQLAIFLVLCKVSHYRKAYVNLKLLSLNSLVLTGGITKVLSQEEIEDIISFFYKKILNSNHNPSVVMDSNYDIWTLGLTQK, from the coding sequence ATGAGCCAATTAAATAACAAACTACTAATAGATGTAGGAAGTACATATTTTAAAGTTAGTTCATCAAAGGGTGTTGAACAACACTTTAGAGACTTCAATAAAGATATATACGATGACTTAACATATAAGTGTGGAGATACAATTAAAACATATGAAAAAGAGAATGTTTATATTTGTTCATCTGCAAATGGGGGATTAAGCACTCTTATCATTGGTGTTACAAACTCTTTTTCACTTAAATATGCAACAAATATTGCCTTTAATTCTGGAATAAACATTATTGATACTGTTTTATACCAAGATATAGAAACATCTTCAATTCCAAGTGATTTGATAGATGTTGTTATTGTTGTAGGTGGAATAGATTCTGTTTCAAATATTTTTGGGAAAGAGTTATTTAGCTATTTAGAGAAAATTACTTACTCAAATATTGTATATGTAGGAAGTAGTAAGGATAGTGAAACTCTACAAAAAAATATAGAAAACCTAGTTATTTTGCCAAATGTAATTGATGATAAACTGCATATTGTAGAAGAGCACTTAAAAGAGTATTTAACAAACCTTTATCAAGCAGATATTATGGGTAAAGAGGATATCAAAAATCTTTATGAAATAACATCAAATCAAATATACTCTACTCCATATATAGTAAATAAAACTTTGCCATTTATTACAACAAAATTCTCAGTTGTTGATCCTTATATTCTTATAGATATTGGAGGAGCAACTACTGATATTCATTACTCTAAAGACTTAGTTGATGATAATTTAGTTACTACAAATGAGTATGATAGACTTGTATTTAAAAAACTTGGAGTTTTTAAATCAAAAGAATCTTTGATATTTAGTGCAAAAAACAATGAGTTTGTATATGAGCTATTATCACACTTAAAAGTTACAGAAAATATTTTTGAAGAACAAAGTGAAAAGGCTTTAAGAATATTAATGCAACTTGCGATATTCTTAGTTTTATGTAAAGTATCACATTATAGAAAAGCCTATGTAAACTTAAAACTATTATCATTAAATAGTTTAGTTTTAACAGGTGGTATAACAAAAGTTTTATCACAAGAAGAGATTGAAGATATCATCTCATTTTTTTATAAAAAAATTCTAAATTCAAACCATAACCCAAGTGTTGTAATGGATTCAAATTACGACATTTGGACTCTTGGTTTAACTCAAAAATAA
- a CDS encoding AMP-binding protein yields the protein MSINCIRRLIEDAAISHPQKNALILNEKSLTYKELLTKVNQVAFYLNELDLPKGSRVGIYSNKCMEQVIAILAILSTDYVLVPLTKLLKPDQVKYIIKDCDIKCIITDKIKENSIEDIDFNGHLISYITVHKDVPSFEEIFKYYNKPYICEINGHSNAVITYSFGITGTPKGIVISHRNLIDSARVVSQYLSLKEDDIISGILLFNLDYGLNQIFCSLYKRATLALHRFILASDFFNHLINDNVTVIPLMPISITQMFDEDLHRLPSVELLSNIRIITSSGGNLTPKMLNDVQKYFTNAKIFSMHGLTEAFRSTYLEPSQINIRPNSIGKAIPDVELYVIDENGNECEPRVVGELIHRGGYIYKGFWNAPIETKERFKSVNILKNVINLEGQLRDEVVVKTGDFVYKDEEGYLYFVSRQDDMIKTRGFRVSPYEIESVAINNIPQIEQCAVFSIENAEIEEEIVFVYSAKSELSSKEITFELKKHLASYMIPLRIIYKKSLPLIPSDKNKVNKNQLRAELLDSLK from the coding sequence ATGTCTATAAATTGTATTAGAAGATTAATTGAAGATGCAGCAATCTCACATCCACAAAAAAATGCTTTAATCCTAAATGAAAAAAGTTTAACATATAAAGAGTTATTAACAAAAGTAAATCAAGTAGCTTTTTATCTAAATGAGTTAGATTTGCCAAAAGGTAGTAGAGTTGGTATTTACTCAAATAAATGTATGGAACAAGTTATTGCTATACTTGCTATTTTATCAACTGATTATGTTCTTGTACCTCTAACAAAACTACTTAAACCAGATCAAGTTAAATATATAATAAAAGATTGTGACATAAAATGTATCATAACAGATAAGATAAAAGAAAATAGCATTGAAGATATTGATTTTAATGGACATCTTATTTCATATATTACAGTACACAAAGATGTTCCTTCTTTTGAAGAAATTTTCAAATATTACAACAAACCATATATCTGTGAAATAAATGGACATAGTAATGCTGTAATTACCTACTCTTTTGGTATAACTGGAACTCCAAAAGGAATTGTTATATCTCATAGAAACCTAATAGATAGTGCAAGGGTTGTCTCACAATACTTAAGTTTAAAAGAAGATGACATAATATCTGGAATTTTACTATTTAATTTAGATTATGGATTGAACCAAATTTTTTGTTCTTTATATAAAAGAGCAACTTTAGCTTTACATAGATTTATTCTAGCAAGTGATTTTTTCAATCACTTGATAAACGACAATGTAACAGTTATTCCACTTATGCCAATTAGTATTACTCAAATGTTTGATGAAGATTTACATAGACTTCCTAGTGTGGAGTTATTAAGTAATATAAGAATTATCACCTCTTCAGGTGGTAACTTAACACCTAAAATGTTAAATGATGTACAAAAATATTTTACAAATGCAAAAATATTTTCAATGCATGGTTTAACGGAAGCATTTAGATCAACATATTTAGAACCAAGTCAAATAAATATAAGACCTAACTCTATAGGAAAAGCTATTCCAGATGTTGAATTATATGTTATTGATGAAAATGGAAATGAGTGTGAACCAAGAGTCGTAGGTGAACTAATTCACAGAGGTGGATATATCTACAAAGGTTTTTGGAATGCTCCTATTGAAACAAAAGAGAGATTTAAATCAGTCAATATACTTAAAAATGTAATTAATCTTGAGGGACAATTAAGGGATGAAGTTGTTGTAAAAACTGGAGATTTTGTTTATAAAGATGAAGAGGGATATTTATACTTTGTATCAAGACAAGATGATATGATTAAAACAAGAGGATTTAGAGTAAGTCCTTATGAAATTGAATCTGTTGCAATAAATAATATACCACAAATAGAACAATGTGCAGTATTTTCAATAGAAAATGCAGAGATTGAAGAAGAGATTGTTTTTGTATATAGTGCAAAAAGTGAACTATCTTCTAAAGAGATAACTTTTGAATTAAAAAAACATCTAGCATCATATATGATTCCTTTAAGAATTATTTATAAAAAATCACTACCTTTAATTCCTAGTGATAAAAATAAAGTTAACAAAAACCAACTTAGAGCTGAATTACTTGATTCTTTAAAATAG
- a CDS encoding c-type cytochrome produces MKKILLLTSILACVAFANPFAKCVGCHGANGEKVALGKSKIIKDMTKAEIVTALKGYKDGTYGGPMKGLMKGQVTSLSDADIQAIADKIGK; encoded by the coding sequence ATGAAAAAAATTCTACTTTTAACTTCAATCTTAGCATGTGTAGCCTTTGCTAATCCATTTGCAAAATGTGTAGGTTGTCATGGGGCAAATGGAGAAAAAGTTGCCTTAGGAAAATCAAAAATAATTAAAGATATGACTAAAGCTGAAATAGTTACAGCTTTAAAAGGTTATAAAGACGGAACTTATGGTGGACCAATGAAAGGCTTAATGAAAGGTCAAGTTACTTCTTTAAGTGATGCTGACATTCAAGCAATCGCAGACAAAATCGGAAAATAA
- a CDS encoding c-type cytochrome: MKKIILLSTILACALFADPYAKCVACHGANGEKAAMGKSKIIKDMTKAEFIAALKGYKDGTYGGALKGLMAGQVTSLSDADMEALANQIVK; encoded by the coding sequence ATGAAAAAAATAATACTTCTTAGTACAATTTTAGCATGTGCACTATTTGCTGATCCATATGCAAAATGTGTGGCTTGTCATGGGGCAAATGGAGAAAAAGCTGCAATGGGAAAATCTAAAATTATAAAAGATATGACAAAAGCTGAATTTATTGCGGCACTAAAAGGTTATAAAGATGGAACTTATGGGGGAGCTTTAAAAGGTTTAATGGCTGGACAAGTTACTTCTTTAAGTGATGCTGATATGGAAGCACTTGCAAATCAAATTGTTAAATAA
- a CDS encoding EAL domain-containing protein codes for MKLSYKVKFLFFHFLSVFILISAIYIYDSIANKSNITNISNKNFNVVFDEKQRYITNLINSNKIILNTLSSNQIFQNYINNNENVKNSENLFSALINTDSLAFQLSYIDLDGNEKIKINKDLFSENKLVTKTPNNELKNISNSTFFKTFVNLDNEVFGISNINLNIDNEKTPKIKIASVKVAKTIFDKSNNKKGYIILNIRINDLFSYLKKDEFFNIYIISSKGEIIFPNDNNMGVYSKNFKEHMTNSNFKKVDINSILNNEDFSNGKYFSKKITSFNKGQNITLLFESKYNDLKKDLDKQKLQLIYALIAISILSLPLVLYFAGIPERLEKKIIKQFITDDLTKLPNLEHLLSDLKEKEFKNCLIILLNITNDKNIQNIYGYNVTKELLKSCAQFFSDYKQKDKRFLKIYKVKHNVFAFKYLYKNREILDESLSKIQNLLENKEFLILNKYEITIDTTIGVSGIDILNNNINELKEAEIALDDALQLNHDISIYNSSHVENLEKHKLNIEKIKVIKDAILNNNVIIAFQPIFNNFQGKVEKYEALVRLKYKDRIFYPDEFLQISKKIKKYKTLTKIIIEKTFEFFKDKDFEFSINLSMEDIVDNEIREYLFKEIAKYNFQNRLVIELVETEAINNYEAFTSFIKEIKKLNCKIAIDDFGSGYSNYDYIIKLSDYIDYLKIDGTLITDIDTNKKTQLLVGTLKFLCDSLKIKTIAEYVENKEIFEFIKAMDISYSQGYYIGKPEFELTENEWIKDEKEKDLNYF; via the coding sequence TTGAAATTAAGTTATAAAGTTAAATTTTTATTCTTCCACTTTTTATCCGTATTTATTTTAATAAGTGCAATTTATATTTACGATTCTATAGCTAATAAATCAAACATAACTAATATCTCAAATAAAAACTTTAATGTTGTTTTTGATGAAAAACAAAGATATATAACTAATCTCATTAATTCAAATAAAATTATTTTAAATACACTATCAAGTAACCAAATTTTTCAAAATTATATTAATAATAATGAAAATGTAAAAAATAGTGAAAATTTATTTTCAGCACTTATTAATACAGATTCTCTTGCTTTTCAATTAAGCTATATTGATTTAGATGGTAATGAAAAAATAAAAATAAATAAAGACCTTTTTTCAGAAAATAAACTTGTAACAAAAACACCTAACAATGAATTAAAGAATATCTCTAATAGTACTTTTTTTAAAACTTTTGTTAATCTAGATAATGAAGTTTTTGGTATTTCAAATATAAATTTAAATATTGACAATGAAAAGACACCTAAAATAAAAATTGCCTCTGTAAAAGTTGCTAAAACTATTTTTGACAAATCTAATAATAAAAAAGGTTATATTATCCTGAATATTCGTATAAATGACCTTTTCTCATATTTAAAAAAAGATGAATTTTTTAACATATATATAATTTCAAGTAAAGGTGAAATTATATTTCCAAATGATAATAATATGGGAGTTTATTCAAAAAACTTCAAAGAGCATATGACAAATTCAAACTTTAAAAAAGTAGATATAAACTCAATTTTAAATAATGAAGATTTTTCAAATGGAAAATACTTTTCAAAAAAAATAACAAGCTTTAATAAGGGTCAAAATATAACACTTTTATTTGAATCAAAATACAATGATTTAAAAAAAGATTTGGATAAACAAAAGTTACAACTTATTTATGCACTTATTGCAATATCAATTTTATCTCTTCCTCTTGTATTATATTTTGCAGGTATTCCAGAAAGGCTTGAGAAAAAGATAATCAAACAATTTATAACAGATGATTTAACTAAATTACCAAATTTGGAACACTTATTAAGTGATTTAAAAGAAAAAGAGTTTAAAAATTGTCTAATAATACTATTAAATATAACAAACGATAAAAATATTCAAAATATATATGGATATAATGTTACAAAAGAATTATTAAAAAGCTGTGCGCAATTCTTCTCAGACTACAAACAAAAAGACAAAAGATTTTTAAAAATATATAAAGTAAAACACAATGTTTTTGCTTTTAAATATTTATATAAAAATAGAGAAATACTAGATGAATCTTTAAGCAAAATCCAAAACTTGTTAGAGAATAAAGAGTTTTTAATACTAAATAAGTATGAGATAACTATAGATACGACTATTGGTGTAAGTGGTATAGATATACTAAATAACAATATTAATGAGTTAAAAGAAGCTGAGATAGCTTTAGATGATGCCTTACAATTAAATCATGACATCTCTATTTATAATAGTTCCCATGTTGAAAATCTTGAAAAACATAAATTAAATATTGAAAAGATAAAAGTTATAAAAGATGCCATTTTAAACAATAATGTAATTATAGCTTTTCAACCTATTTTTAATAACTTTCAAGGAAAAGTTGAAAAATATGAAGCCCTTGTAAGACTGAAATATAAAGATAGAATATTTTATCCTGATGAATTTTTACAAATCTCTAAAAAAATTAAAAAATATAAAACCTTGACAAAAATAATTATAGAAAAAACATTTGAATTTTTCAAAGATAAAGATTTTGAGTTTTCTATTAATTTAAGTATGGAAGATATCGTTGATAATGAAATTAGAGAATATCTTTTTAAAGAAATTGCTAAATACAATTTCCAAAATAGACTTGTAATTGAACTTGTTGAAACAGAGGCTATAAATAACTATGAAGCATTTACAAGTTTTATAAAAGAGATAAAAAAATTAAATTGTAAAATTGCAATAGATGATTTTGGTAGTGGATATTCAAACTATGATTATATAATTAAGCTTTCTGATTATATAGATTACTTAAAAATTGATGGAACACTAATTACAGATATAGATACAAATAAAAAGACTCAGCTTCTTGTAGGTACTTTAAAATTCTTATGTGATAGTTTAAAAATAAAAACAATTGCAGAATATGTAGAAAATAAAGAGATTTTTGAATTTATTAAAGCAATGGATATCTCTTATTCTCAAGGATATTATATAGGTAAACCAGAATTTGAACTAACAGAGAATGAGTGGATTAAAGATGAAAAGGAAAAAGATTTAAACTACTTCTAA
- a CDS encoding GGDEF domain-containing protein: MTITISIGKEIFEDILNMKLRVLSKDINKYWRSELLDIKIVDDKIRYDIKKVDSLILTNGLGEEKPSIKIECKEVDYNSKLNKFEFKLGKILEQKNINTSENFKDNLIEELLREKEFLKDMMNKDALTSLYNRRKMEADLEIFTKQKHSSLLCAVFIDADRFKGINDNFGHDTGDRVLKYLANKIQSHAYSLNGEAYRYGGEEFIILCFEKKDELIKKLNILREDIKSQMIFHPLKEISITVSMGVSFYSKANSIDEFIKMADEKVYQAKANGRDRLEVV, translated from the coding sequence GTGACAATTACAATTTCTATTGGAAAAGAGATATTTGAAGATATTTTGAATATGAAATTAAGAGTTCTATCCAAAGATATTAATAAATATTGGAGAAGTGAACTTCTAGATATAAAAATTGTAGACGATAAAATAAGATATGACATTAAAAAAGTAGATAGTTTAATTCTAACAAATGGCTTAGGTGAAGAAAAGCCCTCTATTAAAATTGAGTGTAAAGAAGTAGATTATAATTCTAAATTAAATAAATTTGAATTTAAATTAGGAAAAATCTTAGAACAAAAGAATATAAATACAAGCGAAAATTTTAAAGATAACTTGATAGAAGAGCTTTTAAGGGAAAAAGAATTTCTTAAAGATATGATGAATAAAGATGCCTTAACTTCTTTATATAATAGAAGAAAGATGGAGGCAGATTTAGAAATTTTTACTAAGCAAAAACACTCTTCCTTGCTTTGTGCTGTATTTATTGATGCAGATAGGTTTAAAGGTATAAATGATAATTTTGGACATGATACTGGGGATAGGGTGTTAAAATACTTAGCAAATAAGATTCAATCACATGCGTATAGCTTAAATGGTGAAGCTTATAGATATGGAGGAGAAGAGTTTATAATTTTGTGCTTTGAAAAAAAAGATGAATTAATAAAAAAACTTAATATTTTAAGAGAAGATATAAAATCTCAAATGATTTTTCATCCTTTAAAAGAGATATCTATAACTGTTTCTATGGGAGTATCTTTTTATAGTAAGGCAAACTCTATAGATGAGTTTATAAAAATGGCTGATGAAAAAGTTTACCAAGCAAAGGCAAATGGAAGAGATAGGTTAGAAGTAGTTTAA
- a CDS encoding SH3 domain-containing C40 family peptidase, which produces MKKIYLLLSIFTISFLFLGCSSKQLDTEVNDLKIYKQDPKEYTSSIPKLDKNVQDELNKEFNKRYFSPWHKEKFEASLKDVTWQFSYKNKKVYGDNNRLIKKEWFDEQIDNSNFEKYNTFLKKAITVKNSNLRLFPSDSKIFYNPSIAGEGFPFDYNQNSGIKINSPILISHLSKDRAWAYVLSSFAKGWIKVTDLAYMNDKLMKFFENENYYVAIKDNFPIYKKGVFVEYIKLGTLFPVKNNKAITIGRYGNNEGYSRVIEIPNVYIAKKPIDFNSENITNIMNQLIAEPYGWGEILNHRDCSALTKDYFAPFGINLKRNSYGQTLDYKYYDIKKLSNKKKKEFIIKNGIPFLTLAYMHGHIMLYIGAKDGEPLFFHNVWGVKTKSFFGKDGRKIVGKAVITSLNMGEEVNNFDEKRSLTSRILGIVNVTQKKE; this is translated from the coding sequence ATGAAAAAAATTTACCTTCTTTTATCTATTTTTACTATTTCATTTCTTTTTTTAGGTTGTTCATCTAAACAATTAGACACAGAGGTAAATGATCTAAAAATATATAAACAAGACCCAAAAGAGTACACCTCTTCTATTCCTAAGTTGGATAAAAATGTTCAAGATGAATTAAACAAAGAGTTTAATAAAAGATATTTTAGCCCTTGGCATAAAGAGAAATTTGAAGCAAGCTTGAAAGATGTAACTTGGCAATTTAGCTATAAAAATAAAAAGGTTTATGGTGATAATAATAGATTAATCAAAAAAGAGTGGTTTGATGAGCAAATTGATAACTCTAATTTTGAAAAATATAATACCTTTTTAAAAAAAGCAATTACTGTAAAAAACTCAAATCTAAGACTTTTCCCAAGCGATAGTAAAATTTTTTATAACCCTTCTATTGCAGGAGAAGGTTTTCCTTTTGATTATAATCAAAACTCTGGTATAAAAATAAATTCACCAATTTTGATTTCTCACTTATCTAAAGATAGAGCTTGGGCTTATGTTTTATCTTCTTTTGCAAAAGGCTGGATAAAAGTAACTGATTTAGCTTATATGAATGATAAACTAATGAAGTTTTTTGAAAATGAAAATTACTATGTTGCAATTAAAGATAATTTTCCCATATATAAAAAAGGTGTCTTTGTAGAATATATAAAATTAGGGACACTCTTTCCTGTAAAAAATAATAAAGCAATTACCATTGGAAGATATGGGAATAATGAAGGTTATAGTAGAGTGATAGAGATACCAAATGTATATATTGCAAAAAAACCAATTGACTTTAATAGTGAAAATATTACAAATATCATGAATCAATTAATTGCAGAACCATATGGTTGGGGTGAAATCCTAAATCACAGGGATTGTTCAGCTTTGACAAAAGATTACTTTGCACCTTTTGGAATAAACCTAAAAAGAAACTCTTATGGTCAAACTTTAGATTATAAATATTATGATATAAAAAAACTCTCAAATAAAAAGAAAAAAGAGTTTATTATAAAAAATGGTATTCCTTTTTTGACTTTAGCATATATGCATGGTCATATCATGCTTTATATTGGAGCAAAAGATGGAGAACCTCTATTTTTCCATAATGTTTGGGGTGTAAAAACAAAAAGTTTCTTTGGAAAAGATGGTAGAAAAATTGTTGGGAAAGCAGTAATTACTTCTTTAAATATGGGTGAAGAGGTAAACAACTTTGATGAAAAAAGAAGTTTAACCTCAAGAATATTAGGAATTGTAAATGTTACTCAAAAAAAAGAGTAA